One genomic window of Punica granatum isolate Tunisia-2019 chromosome 1, ASM765513v2, whole genome shotgun sequence includes the following:
- the LOC116204635 gene encoding LOW QUALITY PROTEIN: uncharacterized protein At2g29880-like (The sequence of the model RefSeq protein was modified relative to this genomic sequence to represent the inferred CDS: substituted 2 bases at 2 genomic stop codons), with translation MDSSSASVTSEVSTSGKRKWTMAEDVALISCMIDLRNMGTHNADTGFKSGYLLELEKMLLEKLPNCGIKARSHIESXLKTLKKEXAIVYDMMLNTSSFGWDSTRKMVTTKDDVCEAYVVTHKEAAPFRLKSFPYFKELSMIYAKDRATGKDAQAIEDIL, from the exons ATGGACAGCAGTTCTGCTTCTGTTACTTCCgaggtgagcacgagtggcaAAAGGAAATGGACTATGGCTGAGGATGTAGCCCTCATATCTTGCATGATTGACCTACGAAATATGGGCACCCACAATGCCGACACAGGGTTTAAGTCTGGCTACTTGCTAGAACTTGAGAAAATGCTATTGGAAAAGCTCCCGAATTGCGGTATCAAGGCGAGATCTCACATTGAATCTTGACTGAAGACATTGAAGAAGGAATGAGCTATCGTGTATGATATGATGCTTAATACATCAAGTTTTGGATGGGATTCAACGCGGAAGATGGTCACAACGAAAGACGATGTTTGTGAGGCTTATGTTGTG ACTCACAAAGAAGCTGCTCCATTTAGACTGAAAAGTTTTCCGTATTTCAAAGAATTATCTATGATATATGCGAAGGATCGAGCTACTGGAAAGGATGCTCAAGCTATTGAAGATATTTTGTAA